Below is a genomic region from Alphaproteobacteria bacterium SS10.
CCCGGAACGTTGAAGCGCATGAGCACATTCTGGGCGCCATGAGACAGCGCGACCCGGGCGAGACCCGCCGCTGGATGCAGAAGCACATCGACGATTTGAAGCGTGGCTATGAACATGCCGGCTTTGACCTGCACGGCCCGGTACAGGTAAGCCGCGCCTAACCTAAAGGATCAGCCCATGACGACGCCGGATGATTATCAACCCGCTGCCCTGCCCGAGGCCCGCAACGCGGTTGAGGAGGCCATCACCTCCCGCCATTCAACCCGCGCGTTCAAATCTGATGCGGTCGATCCCGAGCTGATTAAGCACATCATTGAGGTGGCCGCCCGCTCACCCAGCGGAACCAACACCCAACCCTGGCACTTGCATGTCTGTACCGGTGCCGTGCGCGACGCCCTGGTTGCCGAGCAGCACGCCGCCCATATGGCAGGGCAGAAGCCAGATGCCCCGGAATATGCCTACTACCCCGATGAGCTGGGCGATCCCTGGAAATCCCGGCAGCGGGCGCTCGGTTGGGACCTCTATGGCCTGCTAGGCATCCAGAAGGGTGAGAAAGAGAAGATGATTGCCCAGCATGGGCGCAACTTCCTGCTGTTCGATGCGCCGGTTGGCCTATTCTTCTCAATCCACCAGAAGCTGGAATATGGCTCTTGGATTGATCTTGGCGCGTTTATGCAATCGATTATGGTGGCGGCCCGCAGCCATGGCCTCGACACTTGCCCGCAGCAAAGCTGGTGCAACTACCATTCGATTGTGAAGAAGCATTTGAGTATCTCAGCCGACCACACCTTGGCCTTCGGGATGGCCATGGGCTACGCGGATACAGATGCCATCGCGAACAGGCTGATCAGTCGACGCGAAGGGTTAGACACCTTCGCCAGCTTCCACGGGTTCGACTAGGCGCGGCCTTGATTAGGCACCGGCTCGCCGCCGCGGTATCGCGAGGCCCAGGATAAACAACGTCACCGCCGCCACCACAATGGACGGACCAGAAGGCGTGTCGAAGGTCAGGGAGGCACCAAGGCCACCGGCCACAGACAGGCACCCCAACCCCGCCGCCATCATGGCCATCATCTCAGGGCTTTTGGCGAAGGGTCGTGCCGCGGCCGCCGGGATGATCAGCAGCGATGTGATCAATAGGATGCCCACCAACTTCATGGACAGGGCGATCAAAACGGCAAGGGCCAGCACATAGACAAGTCGCGTGCGCTGGGCGGGCAACCCCTCCGCCGCCGCGACATCAGGGCAGACCGTGATGGCTAACAAGGGCCGCCACAGCTTGATCATAAGCCCCAGCAACAGCGCCGCACCGCCCCAAATGACAACAAGGTCAGACCAGGCAACAGCCAGAATATCCCCGAACAGATAGCTCAACAGATCAATCCGCAGACCCGAGAGCAGCGAGATCGCCACCAAACCAACCGCCAATGCGGAGTGGGAAAGGATACCGAGCAAGGTATCAGTTGCGATTTGCAACCGACCTTGAAGCGCGAACAAGGTCGTGGCCACAACACAGCTGGTGGCCAGAACGCCGAGGGTAAGGTCGACCTCAAGGATCAGGGCCAGACCAACCCCAAGCAGGGATGCGTGGGCGACGGTATCGCCGAAATAGGCCATGCGCCGCCAGACAACGAAACAGCCCATGGGCCCCGCCACCAGGGCAACCCCAATACCAGCCAACAAGGCGCGGATCAGAAAATCATCCATATCCGCTACTCCCCGGCCGCTGCTTGCTTTGATGGTTCATGGCCATGGTCACAGCCATCATGGTGCTGGCCTGCAATTGGCCGACCATCGGCATCATGGTGATGATCATGGGCATGCTGATAGACGGCATAGGCCTCGCGCACCCGATCACCAAACAGACGGTGATACTCGGGATGCACATTCACCTCCCGGGGCTGGCCGGAACAACAAATATGACCGTTCAGGCAGACCACCCGATTGGTTGAGGCCATGACCACATGCAGATCATGGCTAACCATTAAGATACCGCAGCCCAGCTTGTCCCGCTGTGCCCCGATCAATTGGTAGAGCGCGGCCTCCCCCGCGTAATCCACCCCCTGCACCGGTTCATCGAGGATCAGCAGCTTTGGCTTATGGACCAGAGCACGGGCAAGCAGGACCCGTTGTGTCTCACCGCCAGAGAGGGCCTGAACCGGCCGATCAATAAGGTGGGCAACATCAGTTTCGGCCAACGCCGATTCCACCTCTGCGCGGCTTGCGGGGCGCATTAGGGTCATTAGCCGCCGGACAGTAAGCGGCAGCGTCGGGTCAATGGAGAGTTTCTGCGGTACATAGCCAATGGTTAGGCCAGCCTGGCGCTCAATGCTGCCCGCATCGGGCTTCATCAGGCCCAGCAGGGCACGGATCATGGTCGTCTTACCGGCGCCGTTGGGGCCGATCACGGTGACCACTTCACCCGGTTCGATACTCACATCGATATCGTGGATCAGCCAGCGACCGGCAGCCTTGATCCCAAGGCCGGTGGCAGAGATCAACGCGTTGCTCATTACCCGGCATCCCGGCATTTCGGGCAAACGCCCATCAACTCAACCGTCGCCGACCGCATGGCAAAACCCGCGTTCTCGGCGAGGGTCGTAAGTTGCTTGCGCAGTGTGTCGCCGGTGAGTTCGGCCGCACAATTACAGCGCTCACAAATTAGGAAAGCGGTGCCATTGGCACAATCAGAGGCACAATCTTCACCACCATGATCAAGGCCACAGGCCATAAAGGCGTTGAGGCGATCAATGCGGTGCACGACGCCAAGCTCTTGTAGAAACTCAAGGGCACGATAGGCAATTGGTGGGGCTGGTGTACTGCCATCACTATCGGCCATCCGGTCCAGGATCTCATAGGCACCCAGTGGTCGATGATCGGCCAGCAAAATCTCAAGCACGCGACGGCGTTGTGGTGTGAAGCGCTGACCACGTGCCATGGCCCGCGCCTCAGCCAAAGCCATACCGTCAGCGATGCACGCCTTATGGTCGTGATCATGCGCTGGAAAGGCAGTCTGAGAGTGTTCTTGCGCCATACTAGCCGGTCCGAAACGAATTGAATTGTTACAACATAACAATTATCACAGCCGGCACCAGATACCGCCGATCCTGGCAGTAATAATTGGGGATTTAGACCATGGCCGCAGCACGTTTCACAATCACCACCGCATTGGCCTTAAGCTTAAGCGGTCTAGCCGCCACCAGCATGGCCCAGTCAGAGACGCCAAAGCTGGTGACGACCATTCCCCCGCTAGCGGCAATTGCAAGTGATGTTTTTGATGGTGTGGGTGAAACCAGCCTGCTGATCCGCAATGGTGGCTCCCCCCATGCTTATAGCCTGCGCCCATCAGATGCGGCGACCCTGGCCGATGCTGATTATGTGCTGTGGGTTGGTGAAGGCCTTGAAACCTTCCTCGCTGGCAAGCTCGACACCTTGGCGCCAACGGCGGTTCAGATTGAAGCGATGGAACTGCCGGGCCTAACCCTGCTTGAGTACCGGCCAGAGGCCCATGGGCATCACGATGACCACCATGGCGACCATGATGATCACGGGCATGACGATCATGGCCACGACGATCATAAAGACCATGATGACCATGAAAAACATGCCCACGATGACCACGGTCACAATGATCACGGGCACGACGATCATGGGCATGACGATCATGGGCATGACGATCATAAAGACCATCACGATCACGAAGAGCATGCTGGTCACGATCACCATGGCCACAACCATGCCGCCGGAGATGATGACGTCCATATCTGGACGGATCCAGAGAATGCCCTGGCCATCGCCGTGGGTCTGGCCGGTGCCGTTCGCCCAGACCTAGACGCGGATCAACAGGTCAAACTTGATGCCAATCTGGCCGCTGTCCGCGCTGCCTATACCGCACTGGATGAAGAAGTTGCGGCCAAGCTGGCGCCGGTTTCAGACAAGCCGTTCCTGACCTTCCATGATGCCTATCAGTATATGGAAGTGGCTTATGACATGAACTACCAGGGTGCGGTCACCGTCAGCCCTGAGGTGAAGCCAGGTGCCGCAAGCCTTCGCGCCCTGCGCCAGGAAGTGGCCAATGACGGCATCGTTTGCATCTTCGCCGAACCACAGTTTGAGCCGCGGGCGATTAACACCATCGCCGAGGGCCTGGAGGTCAAGAAGGGCATCCTCGACCCGCTCGGCGATGCCGAGTTCGCAACCAAGGGCGGGTATGAGAAATTCATCCGCCAGTTGGTCGCGGGCTACACCGACTGCCTAGGCTAAGAGCTAGGATCGAGATTGGGTTGGGCGTTACTGCCCAACCACCTCGGTAAAGATGCTGAAGATCGCCTTATCCATGCCCTTCAATTGCGGCAGGGTTTCAGGCAGGCGATAGGTCTCTTGGTAATAGGCTGGCTCATTGGTCAGCAGGATCGTCTGACCACTCTCATCCTCCATCACCAAGACCCGCAGAGGCAGATCAAATGCTGCCTTCTGATTGGCAATCATGATCGGCGTACCCAGCTTTGGATTGCCAAAGATGACAGTGGTGGTCGGGCGGAGAGCCTTACCCACACTCTCTGCACCCGCCGCGTGATCAATTACCGCGAACACTTTAGCGCCGCGCTTCTCAATCGCAGCCTTTAGCCGTTGCACGGTGGTTGGCACGTCATGCGGGCTGCTCATCGTCATCTGATGATGGCCATAATCCCGGTTGTGAACATCGTGATCAGCCTGGGCAGCGAGCGGCACAACCATTAGGGCAGCGGCAAGCAAAGCAGCAGAAAGCTTCATCAACTAAATCCTTTTCTAAGCGTCGTTATCGGCAAAGGGATCATTTGCCTGGGTTGTGGTGGTGACGACCGGTGTTTGCGGTCGCTCATCAACATGAAGGCGGAACACATCTGGCCGGGCGTAATGCCCAACCGCATCGAAATCATACTTACCGCGCGCAATCTCATCGAGGTCTAGCTCAGCGGTCAGGATAGTTTCAGGCTCATAAGAAGGCCCGGCGAGAACCTGACCCAGCGGCGAGATAATCATCGACCCACCACGCATCAGCACTGTTG
It encodes:
- a CDS encoding metal ABC transporter permease, producing MDDFLIRALLAGIGVALVAGPMGCFVVWRRMAYFGDTVAHASLLGVGLALILEVDLTLGVLATSCVVATTLFALQGRLQIATDTLLGILSHSALAVGLVAISLLSGLRIDLLSYLFGDILAVAWSDLVVIWGGAALLLGLMIKLWRPLLAITVCPDVAAAEGLPAQRTRLVYVLALAVLIALSMKLVGILLITSLLIIPAAAARPFAKSPEMMAMMAAGLGCLSVAGGLGASLTFDTPSGPSIVVAAVTLFILGLAIPRRRAGA
- a CDS encoding nitroreductase, which codes for MTTPDDYQPAALPEARNAVEEAITSRHSTRAFKSDAVDPELIKHIIEVAARSPSGTNTQPWHLHVCTGAVRDALVAEQHAAHMAGQKPDAPEYAYYPDELGDPWKSRQRALGWDLYGLLGIQKGEKEKMIAQHGRNFLLFDAPVGLFFSIHQKLEYGSWIDLGAFMQSIMVAARSHGLDTCPQQSWCNYHSIVKKHLSISADHTLAFGMAMGYADTDAIANRLISRREGLDTFASFHGFD
- a CDS encoding zinc ABC transporter substrate-binding protein yields the protein MAAARFTITTALALSLSGLAATSMAQSETPKLVTTIPPLAAIASDVFDGVGETSLLIRNGGSPHAYSLRPSDAATLADADYVLWVGEGLETFLAGKLDTLAPTAVQIEAMELPGLTLLEYRPEAHGHHDDHHGDHDDHGHDDHGHDDHKDHDDHEKHAHDDHGHNDHGHDDHGHDDHGHDDHKDHHDHEEHAGHDHHGHNHAAGDDDVHIWTDPENALAIAVGLAGAVRPDLDADQQVKLDANLAAVRAAYTALDEEVAAKLAPVSDKPFLTFHDAYQYMEVAYDMNYQGAVTVSPEVKPGAASLRALRQEVANDGIVCIFAEPQFEPRAINTIAEGLEVKKGILDPLGDAEFATKGGYEKFIRQLVAGYTDCLG
- a CDS encoding transcriptional repressor, with the protein product MARGQRFTPQRRRVLEILLADHRPLGAYEILDRMADSDGSTPAPPIAYRALEFLQELGVVHRIDRLNAFMACGLDHGGEDCASDCANGTAFLICERCNCAAELTGDTLRKQLTTLAENAGFAMRSATVELMGVCPKCRDAG
- the znuC gene encoding zinc ABC transporter ATP-binding protein ZnuC, encoding MSNALISATGLGIKAAGRWLIHDIDVSIEPGEVVTVIGPNGAGKTTMIRALLGLMKPDAGSIERQAGLTIGYVPQKLSIDPTLPLTVRRLMTLMRPASRAEVESALAETDVAHLIDRPVQALSGGETQRVLLARALVHKPKLLILDEPVQGVDYAGEAALYQLIGAQRDKLGCGILMVSHDLHVVMASTNRVVCLNGHICCSGQPREVNVHPEYHRLFGDRVREAYAVYQHAHDHHHDADGRPIAGQHHDGCDHGHEPSKQAAAGE
- a CDS encoding DUF302 domain-containing protein, with protein sequence MVVPLAAQADHDVHNRDYGHHQMTMSSPHDVPTTVQRLKAAIEKRGAKVFAVIDHAAGAESVGKALRPTTTVIFGNPKLGTPIMIANQKAAFDLPLRVLVMEDESGQTILLTNEPAYYQETYRLPETLPQLKGMDKAIFSIFTEVVGQ